Proteins encoded within one genomic window of uncultured Draconibacterium sp.:
- a CDS encoding chorismate-binding protein: MEKLNFKPVVRKILADTVTPVSIYLRLRTLYPKSILLESSDYHGVENAYSFIAFNPIANFKVTNGEVGIDLPGREQEKFKISPEKKLHDELDNFFKTFNVDSDEIELPANGLFGYLNFDAIQHFESIRFSSPKPEEYQTPEVHYSFYKYVVAIDHHKNQIHIVENLLENEESQMDYVHHLLVNLNFSTASFDVRGEEKSNITDEEYMHMVTKGKEHCYRGDVFQIVLSRQFSQEFVGDDFNVYRALRSINPSPYLFYFDYGTYSIFGSSPEAEIRIKDNKAYIHPIAGTFKRTGNDDQDRELAEKLSKDPKENAEHVMLVDLARNDLSRNADNVIVETYREVQFFSHVIHLVSQVSGEITDDTNLIKVLGETFPAGTLSGAPKYKAMELIDKYENQNRGYYGGCIGYLGFDNSVNHAIMIRSFLSKDKKLYYQAGAGIVADSQEESELQEVNNKLAALKNAIEMAKGIN; this comes from the coding sequence ATGGAAAAACTCAATTTTAAACCGGTCGTACGTAAAATACTTGCCGACACCGTAACTCCGGTAAGCATTTATTTACGACTTCGCACGCTTTATCCAAAGTCGATATTGCTGGAAAGCTCCGATTACCACGGAGTTGAAAATGCCTACTCGTTCATTGCTTTTAATCCAATTGCGAATTTTAAAGTTACAAACGGCGAGGTTGGTATCGATTTGCCGGGCAGGGAACAGGAAAAATTCAAAATTTCGCCCGAAAAGAAGTTACACGATGAGTTGGACAACTTCTTTAAAACATTTAATGTTGATTCAGATGAAATTGAATTGCCGGCCAACGGATTATTCGGCTACCTGAATTTCGACGCCATTCAACATTTCGAAAGCATTCGTTTTTCATCACCAAAGCCGGAAGAATACCAAACACCGGAAGTACACTACAGCTTTTATAAATATGTTGTAGCCATCGATCACCACAAAAACCAAATCCACATTGTTGAGAACCTTTTGGAAAATGAAGAGTCGCAAATGGATTACGTTCATCATTTATTAGTGAACCTGAACTTCTCTACAGCCAGTTTCGATGTGCGTGGCGAAGAAAAATCGAATATCACCGACGAAGAATACATGCACATGGTAACCAAAGGTAAAGAGCACTGCTACCGTGGCGATGTTTTCCAAATTGTTTTAAGCCGCCAGTTCTCACAGGAATTTGTTGGCGACGATTTTAATGTTTACCGGGCACTTCGTTCCATAAATCCATCGCCGTACCTGTTTTACTTCGATTATGGAACTTACAGTATTTTCGGATCGAGTCCGGAAGCGGAGATCAGAATTAAAGACAACAAAGCATATATTCACCCCATTGCCGGCACTTTTAAACGTACCGGAAATGACGACCAGGACCGGGAGCTGGCAGAAAAGCTGAGCAAAGATCCAAAAGAAAATGCCGAGCACGTAATGCTGGTAGATCTTGCCCGTAACGATTTAAGTAGAAATGCTGACAATGTAATTGTAGAAACTTACCGCGAAGTACAGTTTTTCTCTCATGTTATTCACCTCGTTTCGCAGGTTTCGGGAGAAATTACCGACGATACCAACTTGATAAAAGTATTGGGAGAAACCTTCCCGGCCGGAACACTTTCGGGTGCACCAAAGTATAAAGCCATGGAACTGATCGACAAATACGAAAACCAGAATCGTGGTTACTACGGCGGTTGTATTGGTTACCTTGGTTTTGACAATTCGGTGAACCATGCGATTATGATTCGCTCGTTTTTGAGTAAAGACAAGAAACTGTATTACCAGGCAGGGGCCGGTATTGTTGCCGACTCGCAGGAAGAAAGCGAACTACAAGAAGTGAATAACAAACTGGCTGCATTGAAAAATGCGATTGAAATGGCTAAAGGAATTAATTAA